A window of the Streptomyces luomodiensis genome harbors these coding sequences:
- the tatC gene encoding twin-arginine translocase subunit TatC: MLKSARKKEKDPEGRMPLSEHLRELRNRLLKSVLAICVVTIVAMFYYMDIAKFLMQPVLDSVGCGGVSLSDLSQKGGDGHDCAYFTVNGLLSPFTIMLKVSFTTGLVVATPVWLYQLWAFLAPGLHRNEKKYGLFFVGLGVPLFVGGAYFAYMILPTSAKVLIGFTPEGANNLLPLDDFLDLLARMVVVFGLAFELPLLLILLNFTGILTGRRMLGWWRAMIMGITVFGAVATPSTDPIGMFALAGPVVVLYFGAVAVALVNDRRKARRRAADPDFGLSDDEASELDLTPEAIGAPGAAPELTDGDDSGNARRNGYDDIT, encoded by the coding sequence GTGCTCAAGTCTGCCCGCAAGAAGGAGAAGGACCCCGAGGGGCGGATGCCCCTGTCCGAGCACCTGCGTGAGCTGCGCAACCGGTTGCTCAAATCGGTCCTGGCGATCTGCGTGGTCACGATCGTCGCGATGTTCTACTACATGGACATCGCGAAGTTCCTGATGCAGCCGGTGCTGGACTCCGTCGGCTGTGGTGGGGTCTCGCTCTCCGACCTCTCGCAAAAGGGCGGCGACGGCCACGACTGCGCCTACTTCACCGTGAACGGTCTGCTGTCGCCGTTCACGATCATGCTGAAGGTCTCCTTCACGACCGGTCTGGTGGTGGCCACCCCGGTCTGGCTGTACCAGCTGTGGGCCTTCCTCGCCCCCGGACTGCACCGCAACGAGAAGAAGTACGGCCTGTTCTTCGTGGGCCTGGGCGTACCGCTGTTCGTCGGTGGCGCCTACTTCGCGTACATGATCCTCCCGACCAGCGCCAAGGTCCTCATCGGCTTCACCCCGGAGGGGGCCAACAACCTCCTCCCGCTGGACGACTTCCTCGACCTGCTCGCCCGCATGGTCGTCGTCTTCGGGCTCGCCTTCGAGCTCCCCCTGCTGCTGATCCTGCTGAACTTCACCGGCATCCTCACCGGACGCCGGATGCTCGGCTGGTGGCGCGCCATGATCATGGGCATCACGGTCTTCGGTGCCGTCGCCACCCCCAGCACCGACCCGATCGGCATGTTCGCCCTGGCCGGACCGGTCGTCGTGCTCTACTTCGGGGCCGTCGCCGTCGCCCTGGTCAACGACCGGCGCAAGGCACGCCGCAGGGCCGCCGACCCCGACTTCGGCCTGAGCGACGACGAGGCGTCCGAGCTGGACCTCACGCCCGAGGCCATCGGCGCGCCCGGCGCCGCGCCGGAGCTCACCGATGGGGACGACTCGGGTAACGCCCGGCGTAACGGCTACGACGACATCACCTAG
- the tatA gene encoding Sec-independent protein translocase subunit TatA has translation MFGRLGAPEIILILVVVVLLFGAKKLPDMARSLGKSARILKSEAKAMKSDSQQQSAPADPPNPGQDDATHRTIQAAPGDVTSSRPVSEPSDTTKR, from the coding sequence ATGTTCGGAAGGCTCGGCGCTCCCGAGATCATCCTCATCCTTGTCGTCGTCGTGCTGCTGTTCGGTGCGAAGAAGCTTCCGGACATGGCCCGCTCACTGGGCAAGTCGGCCCGTATCCTCAAGAGCGAGGCGAAGGCGATGAAGTCGGACAGCCAGCAGCAGAGCGCGCCGGCCGACCCGCCCAACCCCGGTCAGGACGACGCCACCCACCGCACGATCCAGGCCGCGCCCGGCGACGTGACCAGCTCGCGCCCGGTGTCGGAGCCGAGCGACACCACCAAGCGCTGA
- a CDS encoding helix-turn-helix transcriptional regulator, whose protein sequence is MAGNAIDQTRRMLSLVTYLRERPGARVADVARAFGISEDELIADLDVLPLCGTSFRGGDLLDIDTDGDRIWWHNPDDVAEPLRLAADEATALLVAARAVATLPGLRESDRDALLRATAKLEAAAGEAAGASSRLSVIFESEGGVFAEVDRAISERRRLWLRYYSPARDEITEREVDPIRLFAVGRTYMEAWCRLSEARRTFRLDRVAEIKLLDEASDPPPIELRDLSDLATGLVQTGAEDPEVVVEVGPGGRWVAEYYPHDSAEELPDGGLRITLRAPDPGSLRRLALRLGRDGRIVSPQGLADSARDAARQALAAYGE, encoded by the coding sequence ATGGCCGGAAACGCGATTGACCAGACCCGCCGGATGCTCTCCCTGGTCACCTATCTGCGCGAGCGCCCCGGCGCCCGCGTCGCCGATGTCGCACGGGCCTTCGGCATCAGCGAGGACGAGCTGATCGCCGACCTCGATGTGCTGCCGCTGTGCGGCACCAGCTTCCGCGGCGGCGATCTGCTGGACATCGACACCGACGGTGACCGGATCTGGTGGCACAACCCCGATGACGTCGCGGAACCGCTGCGGCTGGCCGCCGACGAGGCCACCGCGCTGCTGGTCGCCGCCCGCGCCGTCGCGACCCTCCCCGGGCTGCGTGAGAGCGACCGGGACGCGCTGCTGCGGGCCACCGCCAAGCTGGAGGCCGCGGCGGGCGAGGCGGCGGGCGCCAGCTCCCGGCTCTCGGTGATCTTCGAGTCGGAGGGCGGTGTCTTCGCCGAGGTCGACCGCGCCATCTCCGAGCGTCGCAGGCTGTGGCTGCGCTACTACTCGCCCGCGCGTGACGAGATCACCGAGCGCGAGGTCGACCCGATCCGGCTGTTCGCCGTCGGCCGCACCTATATGGAGGCCTGGTGCCGCCTCTCGGAGGCGCGGCGGACCTTCCGGCTCGACCGGGTGGCCGAGATCAAGCTGCTCGACGAGGCGTCCGATCCGCCGCCGATCGAGCTGCGCGATCTGTCGGACCTGGCCACCGGGCTGGTGCAGACCGGTGCCGAGGACCCCGAGGTGGTCGTCGAGGTCGGCCCCGGCGGGCGCTGGGTCGCCGAGTACTACCCGCACGACAGCGCGGAGGAGCTGCCCGACGGCGGTCTGAGGATCACGCTGCGCGCGCCCGACCCCGGCTCGCTGCGGCGGCTGGCCCTGCGGCTGGGCCGGGACGGCCGGATCGTCTCGCCGCAGGGGCTCGCGGACAGTGCCCGGGACGCGGCGCGACAGGCGCTCGCGGCGTACGGTGAGTGA
- a CDS encoding helix-turn-helix transcriptional regulator, protein MAIAKAERLMNLALCLLGTRRPLTKRELRGSIEAYLQADAANDEAFNRMFERDKDDLRELGLVIETVEGIDGEIGYLARRDSNRLPPITLDAEEAAALGLAAKVWQQARLAGAASGALQKLRAAGMPVAEDPYDTPGHGALEPRIPVHESAFEPLMLACRDRRPVVFDYRKANAARPEQRQVEPWTLECWRGHWYLAGWDRERAAERVFRLSRITSRVRLRSGSFTAEVPDHVTVRETVETWAGETATGTARIRLRSGHGYPLRAKALSTRAAGDGWDELEIPYGHGLDAWLVEFGPDVVVLAPDELRADVVDRLRAVAKD, encoded by the coding sequence ATGGCGATTGCCAAGGCCGAGCGGCTGATGAATCTGGCCCTGTGCCTGCTGGGAACGCGGCGTCCGCTGACCAAACGGGAGTTGCGGGGCTCCATAGAGGCGTACCTCCAGGCCGACGCGGCCAACGACGAGGCGTTCAATCGCATGTTCGAGCGCGACAAGGACGATCTGCGCGAACTCGGCCTGGTCATCGAGACAGTGGAGGGCATCGACGGCGAGATCGGCTATCTCGCCCGCCGGGACAGCAACCGCCTCCCGCCGATCACCCTCGACGCCGAGGAGGCCGCCGCGCTCGGCCTCGCCGCCAAGGTCTGGCAGCAGGCCCGGCTCGCGGGCGCCGCCAGCGGCGCGCTCCAGAAGCTGCGCGCCGCCGGGATGCCGGTCGCCGAGGACCCGTACGACACACCCGGACACGGCGCGCTGGAGCCGCGCATCCCGGTCCATGAGAGCGCCTTCGAGCCGCTGATGCTCGCCTGCCGCGACCGCCGCCCCGTCGTCTTCGACTACCGCAAGGCCAACGCCGCGCGCCCCGAGCAGCGGCAGGTCGAGCCCTGGACCCTGGAGTGCTGGCGCGGTCACTGGTACCTCGCCGGATGGGACCGTGAGCGCGCCGCCGAGCGGGTCTTCCGGCTCTCCCGGATCACCAGCCGGGTCCGGCTGCGGTCCGGCTCGTTCACCGCCGAGGTGCCCGATCACGTCACCGTCCGGGAGACCGTGGAGACCTGGGCGGGCGAGACCGCCACCGGCACCGCCCGGATCAGGCTGCGTTCCGGCCACGGCTATCCGCTGCGGGCGAAGGCGCTGTCCACCCGGGCGGCCGGCGACGGCTGGGACGAGCTGGAGATCCCCTACGGGCACGGTCTGGACGCCTGGCTCGTGGAGTTCGGCCCGGACGTGGTCGTACTGGCGCCCGACGAGCTGCGGGCGGATGTCGTGGACCGGCTGCGCGCGGTCGCCAAGGACTGA
- a CDS encoding FKBP-type peptidyl-prolyl cis-trans isomerase, whose amino-acid sequence MSIEKPEVDFPGGEPPAELEIKDIWEGDGPAAKAGDNIAVHYVGVAFSTGEEFDASYNRGTPLRIQLGVGQVISGWDQGLQGMKVGGRRQLIIPPHLAYGDQGAGGGRIKPGETLIFVCDLVSV is encoded by the coding sequence GTGAGCATCGAGAAGCCCGAGGTCGACTTCCCGGGCGGCGAGCCGCCGGCCGAGCTGGAGATCAAGGACATCTGGGAGGGCGACGGCCCCGCGGCGAAGGCCGGCGACAACATCGCCGTCCACTATGTGGGCGTCGCCTTCAGCACCGGTGAGGAGTTCGACGCGAGCTACAACCGTGGCACCCCGCTGCGGATCCAGCTCGGTGTGGGCCAGGTCATCAGCGGCTGGGACCAGGGCCTCCAGGGCATGAAGGTCGGCGGCCGCCGGCAGCTGATCATTCCCCCGCACCTCGCCTACGGGGACCAGGGCGCCGGTGGCGGCCGGATCAAGCCGGGCGAGACCCTGATCTTCGTCTGCGACCTGGTCTCCGTCTGA
- a CDS encoding FKBP-type peptidyl-prolyl cis-trans isomerase: MRRRSVLLAVPAGLLTLAGCGDEKSGSDKSSPSQEPTSQSPSPAPSGKIVSGPVPPITAGKKFGEKPKVAKGTGEPSSHLAVKTISQGDGRKTVKGDWLQINYLAQIWDTGKAIDNTFDKKKTAAFPVGQGQVLPGWDQGLLGRNVGSRLELAVPPAYAYGKQGQPQAGIKGTDTLVFVIDIVNAYDAKSSAKGSKVEQTDPDLPKVSTNTDGKAPTITVPKKSAPKKLVSEYVIEGDGKEVKKTDALLVQYRGVLWDGGKEFDSTYKRGELAQFSLQQVVKGWSQGLTGKKVGSRVMIVVPPDLGYGKAAQKGIPANSTLVFSVDILAVL; the protein is encoded by the coding sequence GTGCGCCGACGCTCCGTACTCCTTGCCGTACCCGCGGGCCTGCTCACGCTCGCGGGCTGCGGTGACGAAAAATCAGGGTCCGACAAGAGCAGCCCGTCCCAGGAGCCGACCAGCCAGAGTCCCTCACCGGCCCCCAGCGGCAAGATCGTCTCCGGACCGGTGCCGCCCATTACCGCCGGTAAGAAGTTCGGTGAGAAGCCGAAGGTCGCCAAGGGCACGGGTGAGCCGTCGAGCCATCTGGCGGTCAAGACGATCAGCCAGGGAGACGGCCGGAAGACGGTCAAGGGCGACTGGCTCCAGATCAACTATCTGGCGCAGATCTGGGACACCGGGAAGGCCATCGACAACACCTTCGACAAGAAGAAGACCGCCGCCTTCCCCGTAGGCCAGGGCCAGGTCCTCCCGGGCTGGGACCAGGGACTGCTGGGCCGGAACGTGGGCAGCCGGCTGGAGCTGGCCGTCCCGCCCGCGTACGCCTACGGCAAGCAGGGCCAGCCGCAGGCCGGTATCAAGGGCACCGACACGCTGGTCTTCGTCATCGACATCGTGAACGCCTACGACGCCAAGAGCTCGGCCAAGGGCAGCAAGGTGGAGCAGACCGACCCCGACCTGCCCAAGGTGTCGACCAACACCGACGGCAAGGCGCCCACCATCACCGTCCCCAAGAAGTCCGCGCCCAAGAAGCTCGTCTCCGAGTACGTCATCGAGGGCGACGGCAAGGAGGTCAAGAAGACCGACGCCCTGCTCGTCCAGTACAGGGGCGTGCTGTGGGACGGCGGCAAGGAGTTCGACTCCACCTACAAGCGCGGTGAGCTCGCCCAGTTCTCGCTACAGCAGGTGGTCAAGGGCTGGTCGCAGGGGCTGACCGGCAAGAAGGTGGGCAGCCGGGTCATGATCGTCGTACCCCCGGACCTGGGCTACGGCAAGGCGGCCCAGAAGGGCATCCCCGCCAACTCCACGCTGGTCTTCTCCGTGGACATCCTGGCGGTTCTGTAG
- the pafA gene encoding Pup--protein ligase, whose translation MDRRIFGLENEYGVTCTFRGQRRLSPDEVARYLFRRVVSWGRSSNVFLRNGARLYLDVGSHPEYATPECDNVTELVTHDKAGERILEGLLVDAERRLHEEGIAGDVYLFKNNTDSAGNSYGCHENYLVARHGEFSRLADILIPFLVTRQLLCGAGKVLQTPRGAVYCVSQRAEHIWEGVSSATTRSRPIINTRDEPHADAERYRRLHVIVGDSNMSETTMLLKVGATDLVLRMIEAGTVMRDLTLENPIRAIREVSHDITGQRKVRLASGREASALEVQQEYYEKAVDFCERRGIRTGMVERVLELWGRTLDAIRTEELDRIETEIDWVMKYKLIERYRAKNNITMSHPRIAQIDLAYHDIHRRRGLYYLLEKRGQAARVCNDVKIFEGKSVPPQTTRARLRGDFIRRAQEQRRDFTVDWVHLKLNDQAQRTVLCKDPFRSVDDRVEKLIAGM comes from the coding sequence ATGGACCGCCGCATTTTCGGGCTGGAGAACGAGTACGGCGTCACGTGCACATTCAGGGGACAGCGCCGGTTGTCTCCTGACGAAGTGGCGCGGTACCTCTTCCGCCGTGTCGTCTCCTGGGGCCGCAGCAGCAATGTCTTCCTGCGCAACGGTGCCCGCCTCTATCTCGACGTGGGCTCGCACCCGGAATACGCAACTCCCGAGTGCGACAACGTGACCGAGCTGGTCACCCACGACAAGGCAGGCGAGCGCATTCTCGAGGGTCTGCTCGTGGACGCGGAGCGCCGCCTGCACGAGGAGGGAATTGCGGGCGACGTCTATCTGTTCAAGAACAACACCGACTCCGCGGGCAACTCCTACGGTTGCCACGAGAACTATCTGGTGGCGCGGCACGGGGAGTTCTCCCGGCTCGCCGACATTCTCATTCCGTTCCTGGTGACGCGGCAGCTGCTGTGCGGTGCGGGCAAGGTCCTGCAGACCCCGCGCGGCGCGGTCTACTGCGTCAGCCAGCGCGCCGAGCACATCTGGGAGGGCGTCAGCTCCGCGACGACCCGCTCCCGGCCGATCATCAACACCCGCGATGAACCGCACGCCGACGCCGAGCGCTACCGCCGGCTGCATGTCATCGTGGGCGACTCCAACATGTCCGAGACCACCATGCTGCTCAAGGTCGGCGCCACCGACCTGGTGCTCCGCATGATCGAGGCGGGCACGGTGATGCGCGACCTGACCTTGGAGAACCCGATCCGGGCCATCCGCGAGGTCAGCCATGACATCACCGGGCAGCGCAAGGTGCGGCTCGCCAGCGGCCGCGAGGCGTCCGCCCTGGAGGTGCAGCAGGAGTACTACGAGAAGGCCGTCGACTTCTGCGAGCGCCGTGGCATCCGCACCGGCATGGTCGAGCGCGTCCTCGAGCTGTGGGGCCGCACCCTGGACGCGATCCGCACCGAGGAGCTCGACCGGATCGAGACCGAAATCGACTGGGTGATGAAGTACAAGCTCATCGAGCGGTACCGGGCCAAGAACAACATCACCATGTCGCATCCGCGCATCGCCCAGATAGACCTCGCCTACCACGACATCCACCGCCGCCGCGGCCTCTACTACCTGCTGGAGAAGCGCGGCCAGGCGGCCCGGGTCTGCAACGACGTGAAAATCTTCGAGGGCAAGTCGGTGCCACCGCAGACCACCCGCGCCCGGCTGCGCGGCGACTTCATCCGCCGGGCCCAGGAGCAGCGCCGCGATTTCACGGTCGACTGGGTGCATCTGAAGCTCAATGACCAGGCACAGCGCACCGTGCTGTGCAAGGACCCGTTCCGTTCGGTCGACGACCGGGTGGAGAAACTCATCGCCGGTATGTGA
- a CDS encoding MFS transporter — MAAGYGELLRTPHAARLLIGTLLGRLPNATAALAVLLFARAEGGSYALAGALSAVYGAANAVGQPLLGRAVDRFGQPRVMLPAAVASALGMVLFAVTGLEPLPVAYAAMLVAGLFTPPLEGGLRALWPSVLRREDQVHAAYALDAVAQEVMFAVGPLLVTLVVAVWSEAAALLVINVIGVAGALSVVVSRPSRQWRSAPREAHWLGALRSSGLLVLLGSFFFIGLALGAIAVAAVAYADEHGGGLVSSALLSALGAGALVGGIGYGARTWPGAPERRLRLLVAALALGYLPLMVVPGVAWMTALAAVAGLFLAPALACAFVVVDRHAPSGTVTEAFSWLVTTFVVGNALGSAVAGPVVQFGGVVAGFAVPAAGGAAALAVLLAAQRFLLEGPRPVVRPTTHRTPGEPGEENDRNHAVEPGFRARHQA; from the coding sequence ATGGCGGCTGGCTACGGGGAACTGCTGCGCACCCCGCACGCGGCACGGCTGCTCATCGGCACACTCCTGGGGCGGCTGCCGAACGCCACCGCCGCCCTCGCCGTGCTGCTCTTCGCCCGCGCCGAGGGCGGCAGCTACGCCCTCGCCGGAGCGCTGTCGGCCGTCTACGGCGCGGCCAACGCGGTGGGCCAGCCGCTGCTGGGCCGGGCCGTGGACCGCTTCGGCCAGCCCCGGGTGATGCTCCCCGCCGCCGTGGCCTCCGCGCTCGGCATGGTCCTGTTCGCCGTCACCGGGCTCGAACCACTGCCCGTGGCGTACGCCGCGATGCTCGTCGCCGGTCTGTTCACCCCGCCGCTGGAAGGCGGGCTGCGGGCGCTGTGGCCGTCGGTGCTGCGCCGCGAGGACCAGGTGCACGCGGCGTACGCGCTGGACGCGGTGGCCCAGGAGGTGATGTTCGCCGTCGGTCCACTGCTGGTCACCCTCGTGGTGGCCGTGTGGTCCGAGGCGGCCGCGCTGCTGGTCATCAATGTCATCGGGGTCGCCGGCGCGCTGTCCGTCGTGGTCTCGCGGCCGTCCCGGCAGTGGCGCTCCGCGCCGCGCGAGGCGCACTGGCTGGGCGCGCTGCGCTCGTCCGGGCTGCTGGTGCTGCTCGGCTCGTTCTTCTTCATCGGGCTCGCCCTCGGCGCGATCGCGGTGGCCGCGGTGGCGTACGCCGACGAGCACGGCGGCGGCCTGGTCTCCAGCGCGCTGCTGTCCGCCCTCGGCGCGGGCGCGCTGGTCGGCGGCATCGGCTACGGCGCCCGCACCTGGCCCGGCGCGCCCGAACGGCGGCTGCGGCTGCTCGTGGCCGCGCTGGCGCTCGGCTATCTGCCGCTCATGGTGGTGCCGGGCGTCGCCTGGATGACCGCCCTGGCCGCGGTGGCGGGCCTGTTTCTGGCCCCGGCGCTGGCCTGCGCGTTCGTCGTCGTGGACCGCCACGCGCCGTCGGGCACGGTCACCGAGGCGTTCTCCTGGCTGGTGACCACCTTCGTGGTGGGCAACGCGCTCGGCTCCGCGGTGGCGGGGCCCGTGGTCCAGTTCGGCGGAGTGGTCGCCGGTTTCGCGGTGCCGGCGGCCGGTGGAGCGGCCGCGCTGGCGGTGCTGTTGGCCGCCCAGCGGTTCCTCCTGGAGGGCCCGCGTCCGGTCGTGCGGCCGACCACACACCGAACCCCGGGTGAACCTGGGGAGGAAAATGATCGCAACCATGCCGTCGAACCCGGTTTCAGAGCACGCCATCAGGCGTAA
- a CDS encoding LacI family DNA-binding transcriptional regulator yields the protein MARAAGVSQATVSLVLGEKWSGRVSERTAEAVRAAARELGYRPNLAARSLRLGRTRTALLVVPALTTEFFARVYTGAERVAAGHGFGVVLYPSPEGVGPARDPFDPARASLDGVIASSMAADALAAVRGGGLPLVMLDSDPDDAAAAATVNLDIADGARQAAAHLLALGHRRVAHLAAAVDSWTFRVRARALAEAVGEVPGATVCAEPAGLSVEEGRQAAERVLGRPGPRPTALVCDDDILAAGACKAARRLGLRVPDDISVTGFDDLALATAVDPELTTVRLPAEAVGAAGMRALLTLLDGETPQDTTLPVELIPRASTAPPPAN from the coding sequence GTGGCGCGGGCGGCGGGCGTGTCGCAGGCGACCGTGTCCCTGGTGCTCGGGGAGAAGTGGTCCGGACGGGTCTCCGAGCGCACCGCCGAGGCCGTACGCGCCGCCGCCCGCGAACTGGGCTACCGCCCCAACCTCGCGGCCCGCAGCCTCCGCCTGGGCCGCACCAGAACCGCGCTCCTGGTGGTCCCCGCCCTGACCACCGAGTTCTTCGCCCGCGTCTACACGGGCGCCGAGCGGGTCGCCGCCGGCCACGGCTTCGGGGTGGTGCTCTACCCCTCGCCCGAGGGCGTGGGCCCCGCCCGGGACCCGTTCGACCCGGCGCGCGCCTCGCTCGACGGGGTGATCGCCTCCTCCATGGCGGCCGACGCGCTGGCCGCCGTGCGCGGCGGCGGACTGCCGCTGGTGATGCTCGACAGCGACCCGGACGACGCGGCCGCGGCGGCCACGGTCAACCTGGACATCGCGGACGGGGCGCGGCAGGCGGCGGCCCATCTGCTGGCCCTCGGACACCGCCGGGTGGCCCATCTCGCGGCGGCGGTGGACTCCTGGACGTTCCGGGTCCGCGCCCGCGCCCTGGCCGAGGCGGTGGGCGAGGTCCCGGGCGCCACCGTGTGCGCCGAACCCGCCGGGCTGAGCGTCGAGGAGGGCCGCCAGGCCGCCGAACGCGTCCTGGGCCGCCCCGGCCCCCGGCCGACCGCGCTCGTCTGCGACGACGACATCCTGGCCGCCGGCGCCTGCAAGGCGGCCCGGCGGCTGGGGCTGCGGGTCCCGGACGACATCTCGGTGACCGGCTTCGACGACCTGGCCCTGGCCACGGCGGTGGACCCGGAACTGACCACGGTCCGACTCCCCGCGGAGGCGGTGGGCGCGGCCGGTATGCGGGCCCTGCTGACCCTCCTGGACGGCGAGACCCCCCAGGACACCACGCTCCCCGTCGAACTGATCCCCAGAGCCTCCACGGCCCCACCACCAGCGAACTGA
- the prcA gene encoding proteasome subunit alpha: protein MTTPFYVSPQQAMADRAEYARKGIARGRSVVVLQYADGIVFVAENPSRALHKVSEIYDRIAFAAVGKYNEFENLRIGGVRYADLRGYTYDREDVTARGLANVYAQTLGTIFSSAAEKPYEVELIVAEVGEGPEDDQIYRLPHDGSIVDEHGSVAVGGNADQISSYLDQRHRDGMTLAEALKLAVDSLSRDNNGGERSLTAEQLEVAVLDRTRPQKRKFKRVLGGQLSRLLESAESAAGSEASDAASESSGTEESED, encoded by the coding sequence GTGACGACGCCGTTCTATGTTTCTCCTCAGCAGGCCATGGCCGACCGCGCGGAATACGCCCGTAAGGGCATCGCGCGCGGCCGCAGCGTGGTCGTGCTGCAGTACGCCGACGGCATCGTCTTCGTTGCGGAGAACCCGTCCCGCGCGCTGCACAAGGTCAGCGAGATCTATGACCGGATCGCCTTCGCGGCGGTCGGTAAGTACAACGAATTCGAGAATCTGCGGATCGGCGGTGTCCGTTACGCCGACCTGCGTGGTTATACCTATGACCGTGAGGATGTCACGGCCCGTGGGCTGGCGAATGTCTACGCCCAGACCCTGGGCACGATCTTCTCCAGCGCCGCCGAGAAGCCGTACGAGGTCGAGCTGATCGTCGCCGAGGTCGGGGAGGGCCCCGAGGACGACCAGATCTACCGCCTCCCGCACGACGGCTCCATCGTGGACGAGCACGGCTCGGTCGCCGTCGGTGGCAACGCCGACCAGATCAGCAGCTATCTCGACCAGCGGCACCGGGACGGCATGACCCTCGCCGAAGCCCTCAAGCTGGCCGTCGACTCGCTCTCCCGCGACAACAACGGCGGCGAGCGCAGCCTCACCGCCGAGCAGCTCGAGGTGGCGGTCCTGGACCGCACCCGCCCCCAGAAGCGCAAGTTCAAGCGCGTCCTGGGCGGCCAGCTCTCCCGGCTCCTGGAGTCCGCGGAGAGCGCGGCGGGCTCGGAGGCATCGGACGCCGCGTCCGAGTCCTCCGGGACCGAGGAATCCGAGGACTGA
- the prcB gene encoding proteasome subunit beta: MEANTRSTGRLPAAFLTPGSSSFMDFLGEHSPELLPGNRPLPPVQGAIEAPHGTTIVAVTFPGGVVLAGDRRATMGNVIAQRDIEKVFPADEYSAVGIAGTAGIAVEMVKLFQLELEHFEKVEGTVLSLEGKANRLSTMIRGNLGMAMQGLAVVPLFAGWDVDREKGRIFSYDVTGGRSEERGYAVTGSGSMFARGALKKLYREDLTEEQAATAVLQALYDAADDDSATGGPDLARRIFPIVTSITEDGFKRFSEAEVADLARAIHERRLEEPDGPRAGLL, translated from the coding sequence GTGGAAGCCAACACTCGTAGCACAGGGCGTCTGCCGGCTGCCTTCCTGACGCCCGGCTCCTCGTCGTTCATGGACTTCCTGGGCGAGCATTCGCCCGAGCTGCTTCCGGGGAACCGTCCGCTGCCCCCGGTGCAGGGCGCCATCGAGGCACCCCACGGCACCACGATCGTGGCGGTGACCTTCCCCGGCGGCGTGGTGCTCGCCGGTGACCGCCGCGCCACGATGGGCAATGTCATCGCGCAGCGCGACATCGAGAAGGTCTTCCCCGCCGACGAGTACTCGGCCGTCGGCATCGCGGGGACCGCCGGTATCGCCGTGGAGATGGTCAAGCTCTTCCAGCTCGAGCTGGAGCACTTCGAGAAGGTCGAGGGCACCGTGCTCTCGCTCGAGGGCAAGGCGAACAGGCTGTCGACCATGATCCGCGGCAACCTCGGCATGGCGATGCAGGGCCTTGCCGTGGTCCCGCTCTTCGCGGGGTGGGACGTCGACCGGGAGAAGGGGCGCATCTTCTCCTACGACGTCACCGGGGGGCGTTCGGAGGAGCGCGGCTACGCCGTCACCGGCTCGGGTTCGATGTTCGCCCGGGGCGCGCTCAAGAAGCTCTACCGCGAGGACCTGACCGAGGAGCAGGCCGCGACCGCCGTGCTCCAGGCGCTCTACGACGCCGCCGACGACGATTCGGCGACCGGTGGGCCGGATCTCGCCCGCCGTATTTTTCCGATCGTCACATCCATCACCGAAGACGGTTTCAAGAGGTTCAGCGAGGCAGAGGTGGCCGATCTCGCCCGCGCCATCCATGAACGGCGCCTCGAAGAGCCGGACGGCCCCCGCGCCGGCCTGCTCTGA
- a CDS encoding ubiquitin-like protein Pup has protein sequence MATKDTGGGQQKASRSTEEVEEQAQDAQAAEDLKERQEKLSDDVDSVLDEIDDVLEENAEDFVRSFVQKGGQ, from the coding sequence ATGGCGACCAAGGACACCGGCGGCGGGCAGCAGAAGGCGTCGCGCTCGACCGAGGAGGTCGAGGAGCAGGCGCAGGACGCGCAGGCCGCGGAGGACCTCAAGGAGCGGCAGGAGAAGCTCTCCGACGACGTCGACTCCGTGCTGGACGAGATCGACGACGTGCTCGAGGAGAACGCCGAGGACTTCGTGCGAAGCTTCGTGCAAAAGGGCGGACAGTAA